From the genome of Neomonachus schauinslandi chromosome 1, ASM220157v2, whole genome shotgun sequence:
gcatatttcttttcaaattaatgtttttgtattctttgggtaaatacccagtagtagaattactgggccatatggtaattctttttttttatttttttgaggaacctccatactattttccagagtggctgtaccagtttgcattcccaccaaaagtgtaagagggttcccctttctctgcatccttgccaacatctgttgtttcctatgttgttaattttagccgctctgacaggtgtgagatgatatctcattgtggttttgatttgcatttccctgatgttgagtgataaTAAGcatcttcatgtgtctgttggccatctgtatgtcttctttggagaaatatctgttcatgtcttctgcccattttttaattggattatttgggttttggcattgacttttataagttctttatatattttggatactaaccctttattagatatggcatttgcaaatacgttctcccattccataagtagtcttttggttttgttgattgtttcctttgctgtgcagaaacattttattttgatatagtcccaatagcttatttttgctattgtttcccttgcctcaggaaacatatctagaaaaatattgctatggtcagtgtcagagaaattactgcctgtgctcccttctaggatttttatggtctcTGGTGTCATATTttggtccttaatccattttgagtttatttttgtgtatggtctaagaaagtggtccagtttcattcttttgaacgtagctgttcagttttcctgatatcatttgttgaagagactgtcttttcctcattgcatattcttgcctgttttgtcaaaaattaattgaccatctaattgtggttttatttctgggctctctaatttgttccattgatctacatgtctgtttttgtgccagtaccatactgttttgattactgcagctttgtaatataacttgaagatggaattgtgatacctccagttttgttctttttcaagattgctttggctaattgggttcttttgtggttccatacaaattttaggattatttattctagttctatgaaaaatgctattggtattttgatagggactgtgttaaatatatagattgctttgggtagatgggcagtttaacaatatttaatccatgagcatagaatatcctTCCAATTTTTTGTGTTGTAATTCATCAGCATGGAATATTCTTCCAattttttgtgttgtcttcaatttctttcatcagtgttttatagttttcaaagtgcaGATGTTTCATCtccttggctaagtttattcctaggtattttattatttttggtgcaattgtaaatgggattgttttcttaatttctctttctgctacttcattattagtacatagaaatgcaacggatttctgtatgttgattttgtaaccctcaaccttactgaattcatttatcaattctagcagttttttgacggagtctttagggttttctatatttagtgtcatgtcatctgcaaagagtggaagttttacttcttccttaccaatttgaatgccttttctttttgttgtgtgattgctgtggctaggacttccagtactatgttgaatagaagtggtgagtgtggacatccttgtcttgtttctgaccttagggggaaagctctcagttttttcccattgagtatgatgtttgctgtgggtttttcatatatggtctttattatgttgaggtatgttcctctaaacctactttgttgaagatgtttatcatgaatggatgttgtgctttgtcaaatgctttttcagcatctattgaaatgatcatatggtttttatcctttctcttgttgatgtgatgtatcttgttgattgatttgtgaatattgaaccacccttgcattccagcaataaatcccacttgattgtggtgaatgattttttaaatgtattgttaggtttggtttgctaatattttctgaggcttttgcatctatgttcatcagagatactggcctatagttctctttttttgtagtgtctttggtaTCAGGTTTATGGTGGCCTCGGAATAAATTCGGAacagctttccttcctcttctattttttgggatagtttgacaagaataggtattaactctttaagtgtttggtagaattcacctgtgaaaccatggggtcctggacttttgtttgctgggagctttttgattactgattcaattttattccgtaattggtttgttcaaattttctatttctttctgatccAGTTTTgagaggttatatgtttctaggaatttatccatttcttctaggttgtccagtttgttagcatacagtttttcataatattctcttttaatcttttgtatttctgtggtgttggttgttatttctcctctttcatttctgattttgtctgtttgagtcctttctctctctgtctttgtttttgtttgtttgtttgatgaaggtttatcaattttattgatcttttcaaagaaccaggtcctggtttcattgatctgttgttttttagtttctgttttgtttatttctgcttctaatctttttctttttctatctcctttagcTGTAagtttaagttgtttatttgatatttttcttgtttcttgagttaggcttatattactatatacttcccttttagaactgcttttgctgcatcccaaagattttggaccattgtgttttcattttcatttgttcccgtgtattttttaattttctttttgatttcttagttgacccattcattgtttagtagcatattgtttaacctctatgtatttgtagtctttccagattttttgttatagttgatttctagtttcatagtcaGAAAAGgtacatggtatgacttcagtctttttcaatttgttgagacttttttgtggcctaatatgtgatctattctggaggatgttccatgtgcagttgaaaagaatgtatattctgctgttttaggatggaatgttctgaatatatctgttagatccatctagtccaatgtgtcattcaaagccactctttcctgttgattttctgtttggacaATCTATCCATTGaagtaagtggggtattaaagtcccctactcttattgCATTACTAataattacttcctttatgtttgttataagctgctttatgtatttgggtgctcccatgttagatgaacaaatatatacagttacattttcttgtgttgttccctttatgattaattatatagtgttcttcttggtctcttgttacagtctttgttttaaagtctgctttgtctggtataagtattgctaccctgggtttcttttcccttccatttgcacgataaatgcttctccatcccttcacttttaacCTGTacatgtctttaggtctgaaataagATTCTTGTAGAccacttctttaaatttttgatcaGGTATATTACTTATCTCAGTTttgtttaggtctcttgctgtgattttgtcctattctttcatttgggacatgttcctctgtctcttcattctgTCTAACTCTTTGTCTGTTAcaatgtattaggaaagtcagctacatctcctgctctcGAAAGTAGTGGTCTCACGAAGAAGAGGTCCTATGGTGCCCTCCTATGCAGTGTCCCCTATTCACAATACTGGCGCTTTAGGACTGTCTTGTATATGTGTTCTGTGTaccctgctgttgtggctgagccacttttgccttcagtccagtcatctgcaatggctctcttccCCTATTGTCAGCAGGGTTTgattcctgtgttgttaatgggTTAGTCTGGGGCCTTCCTGGGCTTGAGTtaagtcagaccaggcattttccagagatgcagtagcatcGATGTACAGgatgctttccctgtgttgtcccctgagaagttttattggtgggcagggcctgtagtcagaccagatgtctacTCCCAGCCTACTGCTGGGTCACAgttggactggtgtgtgtggttatcttcccctctccctggggcaacagtcactttggagtggtgctggtccTTGTTGGGGCTGCTTGCATGTTGCCAGGCTTGTGACATCAATTTGGATGGGCTCTAGCCAAAGGTGTATTAGAGGAGGCCCGTCCGAAGGAAAACATAGGAGTGGGACAGTGGTGTTATCAAGGTCTGAGAAGGTTTGCTGTGGGAGGGGACCTGCAGCCCTTGGAAACCATGGCCTGCCAGGTTGGAGGAGGTGTATCTGCAGAAGTGTGTGGGGGTAGGGTGCACTGTTAGCAAGTTCGGTAGCGAATGTCAGCATGTTGGTACTGTGCTGGTTgtggtgtctgtgtgtctaggctgggagtaggggagggaaatggcacttgCCAGCTTCTTTGTTCCTGGACAGGTCTCCTATCAATGCCTGCCCCTTTAGCACACACTCAGATTAGTAAACAGATCTCCCTCCCGTTTATCTCAGGCAGCTTTCAAATGGCTGCTTCTCTGCTGTATCTCcatggggctgtttgttgtgctgtctctttaagggcagggactcagtttcctattgccctcccagctctcccagagctaAGCCTACTGATCTTTGAAGTTCCAgatgttaagccccactgattataagaactcacaaaattcggcccatctggtttttaaagccaaatgttatggggattcatcttccctgtgtgGGTTCCCTGTGACTGTGGTGCCTGATGTGAGGGtctatttcttttcccctcttcaCCCCTGCAGTGTCCCTCCCTCCTGGAACAATCTTGCGGGTCCATTTAATTTCTGACCATGTTTCCACTCTTCCTatcctctttgatgtggcctcctctctatatttagctgtggagagtctatTCTACCAGTCTTCAGGTAATTTTCTGAACCTATTACATCTATTTACACTGATATGCGTGTTATCTAGTTCTATCTGTGGGAGAGGTGAGCTTAGGATTCTCCTACCatcttctgcatttattttattgtgagtGAAGTCAAGCaccttttataatttcttttttcaattttttgttgtggtataaaatgcatataaaataaaatttatcatcctgatatatttaagtgtatttatttcagtggtattaaatacattcataatgttatgcgaccatcaccactgtccatctccagaactcttttcatcttataaaactgaaactctgtccccattaaacactaatccctcatttcctctccccagcctctggcaaccaccactgtactttgtttttatgactttgactactctaagtactttatataagtggaatcacacagtattttttgtgtgtggctggcttattttacttagcataatgtcttacaggttcatccatgctgtagtatgtgtcagaatttctttccttttaagggCTGAATAGTCCTTTGTGTACATAGACTACATTTGgtttattatttatctgttgAGGGACACTTGTGTaacttccacattttagctactGTGAGTAATGCTGATATGAAgatgggtgtataaatatttccttgagacctgttttccattcttttgggtgAATACCCCTAATGGATTTGCTGGATTATATggacattctatttttttaaaaattttttgaggaaacatcATATAGTTTTCCACcatggctataccattttacattcctaccaatggtATGCAAGagtcccaatttctccacattcttttcgacacttgctgttttctttttctttttcaccttttttttttatagtagctaTCCTAAGgagtgtgaggtgatgtctcattgtagttttgacttctatttccctgatgagtagcgatgttgaacatcttttcatgtgtttgttggctatttgcatctttttttgagaaatggctattcaagttctttcttcatttttttttttttgccacaaggtgtgttttattttcattaatcatACAAATAATTTGCTGTAATATCCCAGGGCAAACTGGAGAATTTGGCAGTCTGATTGGAGAGTCCCCTCAGAGACTTGCAGGCTGGTGGCATTGGCTTGGAGTGCCTGGGTTCACAGTGCAGCTTGTTACTTATCCGTCTAGCGGGTGACTCTTCTTCCTCTACATGACTGGGGTGTCTTGAAGATGAGAGGGGTGGGGAATCCTCTAGGTTCTTAGGAAATTTCACTTCACTTCTCCTGCTCAATGGGCTCTTTGGCTGGCAGGGTGTTCTTCtcctgtttctctgttttcttcagcTTGGCCTTATCAAAGCTGGCAATTTTCCCCATGTCTGGCTTGCCTGCCATTTTCTTAAAGTGATCCATGGAGTTTCACTCCAAGCCTGGTGCCTGGTGCCACTCACATTGCTGCAGCAAGAGACTgctctttccccatttttaatcaggtgtttattattttgttgattttaggagctttttaaatattctgggTATTCtcttattagatatataatttgcaaatatattttcccattctgtgggttgtctttttactgtatggatagtgtcttttgattcacaaaatttttgttttcatgaaatgcgatttgtctattttttcttatgttaccTGTGCCTTTGCTGTCATATCCTTGAAATCATCGCCAAACCCAATGTTGTACAGTTTTTCTCcaaagttttcttctaagaattatattattttaggttcttgatccatttggagttaatttttgtttaatttttgttaaaaagaacttcattcttttgcatgtgtaaGTCCAGTTTTGCCAGCACCATCTATTGAAAAGAAACTGTGCTTTCcctattgaatggtcttggcgtccttatcaaaaatcatttgaccatatatgtaagggtttatttctgtgctctctattctattctattggtcAATATGTCTGTCATTATGCAAATATCACACTGGTTTGATTGCTGTAGCTtaatagtaagttttgaaatcaggatgtgTGAGTCCtgcaactttgttcttctttttcaacatagtTTCAGCTATTCATGATTCCTtacaattccatatgaatttgagggttGGCTGTTGCATTTCTGCAAGAAAGGCTGTTGAAATATTGATAGGAAGCACATCAAATCTGCAGCTTAATTGGGGTAGTATTGCcagtttaacaatattaagtctttcaacACAAGAAAATGGGatgtcttccatttatttatatattttaaaatttctttaaaaaagagagagagagaaggaaacaaaccataagagactcttaatgatagagaacaaactgggggttgatggagggagatgggtgggggatgggctagatgggtgatgagtattaaggagggtacttgttaggatgaacactgggtgttgtatgtaagtgatgaatcactgaattctcctcctgaaaccaatattgcattgtatattaactaattagaatttaagtaaaaatttaaaaggaaaaaacaaaaaacaatttctttcaatgttttgtaGTATTCATTGGGTGAGTCTTTCACTatcttggttacatttattcctaagtattttatcctttttgatgctattataaatgaaattattttcttaattcctttttcaGACTGTTCTTcactagtgtatagaaatataactgaCTTGTGCCTGTTAATCTTTTATCCTGACATtt
Proteins encoded in this window:
- the LOC110584884 gene encoding thymosin beta-10-like → MAGKPDMGKIASFDKAKLKKTEKQEKNTLPAKEPIEQEK